A section of the Triticum dicoccoides isolate Atlit2015 ecotype Zavitan chromosome 7A, WEW_v2.0, whole genome shotgun sequence genome encodes:
- the LOC119332950 gene encoding uncharacterized protein LOC119332950, with protein MALVPDCPPDLRVYDSSYNRGYTSPREQSEHRSRLLRKIHDSYRKALERLNARARPGMAARFLHGGGGALCLGLLDPVSNIVANTLISRGEPGDLVHVPEDKLGDLERRSLDGLVAFLTRFFPYLTDCHAVRFLLLAGADLLAAVRAVASDLGMTRLGSSPGPAVEEALVMALRCAALAARHPDPDRLVLDWLAISGRLDDTVRLLADVRRRSPESSLDRLPNLLDGLPPPAHQDLWRRLTASRPPPPRRSVPHQTTTALNGTLQDALHGFYLEAIARLPAGELRSRLHRSLLVAGHCYGPLDPVSNIIINTIWHDAAFPPAVKLEVDVIGTMILHRTENCSLYGLVSFLCTRHRHLTDFDQAIYCLLQADGDLLLADRRLDDDDEAAAGLDRAFLAAATAAYHPNPDAQAKLLRRLCPCDERISSILQGSTGQLSSQDVQCLARLLCPEAACGEQPLRRFPHPWYLSSQTMMCKKINAALSAYAAMLSGEPMYELHTICGVNKYVSGPVGTDAKCYRTHVNFLATPKGTQFPAGTTPLLFFAEVCNDDDDDRAGMPQPFVCRVWVPLPCAGRVRCLYCDHNGY; from the exons ATGGCGCTGGTGCCCGACTGCCCCCCGGACCTCCGGGTCTACGACTCGAGTTACAACCGCGGGTACACGTCGCCCCGGGAGCAGTCCGAGCACAGGTCGCGGCTGCTGCGCAAGATCCACGACTCCTACCGCAAGGCGCTGGAGCGGCTGAACGCCAGGGCGAGGCCCGGCATGGCGGCGCGCTTCctccacggcggcggcggggcactcTGCCTCGGCCTCCTCGACCCGGTCTCCAACATCGTGGCCAACACCCTCATCTCCCGCGGCGAGCCGGGCGACCTCGTCCACGTCCCCGAGGACAAGCTCGGGGACCTGGAGCGCCGCTCGCTGGACGGACTCGTCGCGTTCCTCACCCGCTTCTTCCCCTACCTCACCGACTGCCACGCCGTGCGCTTCCTGCTCCTCGCCGGCGCCGACCTGCTCGCCGCCGTCCGCGCCGTCGCGTCGGACCTCGGCATGACGCGGTTAGGGTCATCACCCGGGCCCGCCGTCGAGGAGGCCCTCGTGATGGCCCTCAGGTGCGCCGCCCTGGCCGCCAGGCACCCGGACCCCGACCGCCTCGTCCTCGACTGGCTCGCCATCTCCGGCCGCCTCGACGACACCGTGCGCCTCCTCGCCGACGTGCGCCGCCGCTCCCCCGAATCCAGCCTCGACAGGCTCCCCAACCTGCTCGACGGATTGCCGCCCCCGGCCCACCAAGACCTGTGGCGACGACTGACGGCCtctcgtccgcctcctcctcgccgcagCGTGCCGCACCAGACCACCACCGCCCTCAACGGCACGCTCCAGGACGCGCTCCACGGGTTCTACCTCGAGGCCATCGCCCGGTTGCCGGCCGGCGAGCTGCGCTCCCGGCTCCACCGCAGCCTGCTCGTGGCCGGCCACTGCTACGGCCCGCTCGACCCCGTCTCCAACATTATCATCAACACCATCTGGCACGACGCGGCGTTCCCGCCCGCCGTAAAACTCGAGGTGGACGTGATCGGCACCATGATCCTCCACCGGACGGAGAACTGCTCCTTGTACGGCCTCGTCTCCTTCCTCTGCACACGCCACCGTCATCTCACCGATTTCGATCAGGCCATCTACTGCCTGCTCCAGGCAGACGGCGACCTACTCCTCGCGGACCGCCGCCTcgatgatgacgacgaggcagcTGCCGGCTTGGACAGAGCCTTCTTGGCCGCCGCTACGGCGGCCTACCACCCCAACCCCGATGCTCAAGCAAAGCTTTTGCGACGTCTATGTCCATGTGATGAGCGGATATCATCTATCCTACAAGGTAGTACTGGCCAACTCTCCTCTCAAGATGTTCAGTGCCTTGCCAGGTTGTTGTGTCCTGAGGCTGCCTGCGGCGAGCAGCCGCTTCGCCGGTTCCCCCATCCATGGTACTTGTCATCGCAAACAATGATGTGCAAAAAGATCAATGCTGCATTGAGTGCATATGCCGCGATGCTCAGCGGG GAACCCATGTATGAGCTTCATACAATCTGTGGTGTGAACAAATATGTGTCAGGCCCAGTTGGCACTGATGCTAAGTGCTACCGCACCCATGTCAATTTCCTGGCAACTCCCAAAGGCACTCAGTTTCCTGCCGGCACAACTCCGCTGCTATTCTTCGCTGAGGTttgcaatgatgatgatgatgacagagCTGGAATGCCACAACCCTTCGTCTGTCGCGTGTGGGTGCCGTTACCATGTGCCG GACGAGTACGGTGCCTTTACTGTGACCACAATGGGTATTAG
- the LOC119330343 gene encoding uncharacterized protein LOC119330343 → MAAVGLLGARPAPATGRLERRAGAPPAAGSWGWRARPRSLRSVPPPGGAGRGGVRAARPTRAAMGGGDLYALDFDGVFCDSCGESSLSAVKAAKVRWPWVFEQVDAAMEEWIVEQMHTLRPVIETGYENLLLVRLLVEIQIPSARKSSVADGLSIQQILDNWSKLLPTLMDEWQEDRESLVDLFGCVRDDWLENDLSGWIGANRFYPGTADALKLSSSELYIVTTKQSRFTGALLKELAGVDFPSERIYGLGSGPKVKVLQQLQEMPQHQGLTLHFVEDRLATLKNVIKEPALDKWNLYLVKWGYNTQKEREEAGALPRIQLIDLPDFSKQLK, encoded by the exons ATGGCCGCCGTTGGACTTCTCGGCGCGCGTCCGGCTCCGGCGACCGGCCGCCTGGAGAGGCGGGCGGGGGCTCCACCGGCCGCGGGTAGCTGGGGCTGGCGTGCCCGCCCGCGCTCCCTTCGGTCCGTTCCGCCGCCCGGGGGAGCGGGGAGGGGAGGGGTAAGGGCGGCGAGGCCCACGCGCGCCGCGATGGGCGGCGGCGACCTGTACGCCCTCGACTTCGACGGCGTCTTCTGCGACAGCTGCGGGGAGAGCTCCCTCTCCGCCGTCAAG GCCGCCAAGGTGAGGTGGCCGTGGGTGTTTGAGCAGGTCGACGCCGCCATGGAGGAGTGGATAGTGGAGCAGATGCACACC CTCCGTCCAGTGATAGAAACAGGATATGAGAACCTGTTGCTTGTAAGGTTGCTTGTTGAGATCCAGATACCCTCTGCTCGAAAATCATCA GTTGCAGATGGGCTCAGCATCCAACAAATATTGGACAACTGGTCAAAACTGTTGCCCACTCTCATGGATGAGTGGCAAGAAGATAGGGAATCTCTTGTAGATCTCTTTGGCTGTGTAAGGGATGACTGGCTTGAAAATGATTTGTCTGGCTGGATAGGTGCTAACAG GTTTTATCCTGGGACAGCTGATGCATTAAAGCTTTCAAGCTCTGAACTTTACATAGTCACAACAAAACAG AGTAGATTTACTGGCGCACTACTTAAAGAATTGGCTGGAGTAGATTTTCCCTCTGAAAGGATATATGGACTTGGATCTGG TCCGAAGGTAAAAGTTCTCCAGCAGTTGCAGGAAATGCCACAGCACCAAGGTCTTACACTTCA TTTCGTCGAGGACCGACTAGCGACTCTGAAGAACGTGATCAAAGAACCAGCGCTGGACAAATGGAACCTCTACCTGG TGAAATGGGGATACAACACGCAAAAAGAGAGGGAAGAAGCAGGGGCTTTACCAAGGATCCAACTCATTGATCTCCCAGATTTCAGTAAGCAGCTGAAATAA